One genomic window of Sodaliphilus pleomorphus includes the following:
- the yihA gene encoding ribosome biogenesis GTP-binding protein YihA/YsxC has translation MKIKSAEFVISNTDFRKCPAGNRPEYAFIGRSNVGKSSLINMLTGRNGLAKTSSTPGKTLLINHFMVNNEWYIVDLPGYGYARRGKEQREQLRHIIQTYILGRQQMTNLFVLVDSRHEPQAVDMEFMNWCGEHNVPFSIVFTKMDKLGRDAGQRNIEAYKQQLGETWEELPPIFITSSQDGRGRDELLDYIDSINKQLK, from the coding sequence ATGAAAATCAAGTCGGCCGAATTTGTCATCAGCAACACCGATTTCCGCAAGTGCCCCGCGGGCAACCGCCCAGAGTATGCCTTCATCGGGCGTTCCAATGTGGGTAAATCGTCGCTCATCAACATGCTCACAGGTCGCAACGGCCTGGCCAAGACCTCGTCGACCCCCGGAAAGACACTGCTCATCAATCACTTCATGGTCAACAACGAGTGGTATATCGTCGACCTGCCGGGCTACGGCTATGCCCGTCGCGGCAAGGAGCAGCGCGAGCAATTGCGGCACATCATACAGACCTACATACTGGGGCGGCAGCAGATGACCAACCTCTTTGTACTGGTCGACAGCCGCCACGAGCCCCAAGCAGTCGACATGGAGTTTATGAACTGGTGCGGCGAGCACAACGTGCCCTTCAGCATCGTGTTCACCAAGATGGACAAGCTGGGCCGCGATGCCGGCCAACGCAACATCGAGGCCTACAAGCAGCAACTGGGTGAAACCTGGGAGGAACTGCCGCCCATCTTCATCACCTCGAGCCAAGACGGGCGCGGGCGCGACGAACTGCTCGACTACATCGACAGCATCAACAAGCAACTGAAGTGA
- the ftcD gene encoding glutamate formimidoyltransferase, which yields MNKMQQLVECVPNFSEGRNMDVINQITGVITQVEGVKLLDVDPGEATNRTVVTFVGPPQAVVEAAYLAVKKAGELIDMRQHHGAHPRMGATDVLPLIPVAGITLDECAQLARDLAKRIASELLIPCYCYEAAAFTPERRNLAVCRRGEYEALHEKLTTPGRQPDFGTRAVDEHMERTGCTAVGARNFLIATNFNLNTTSTRRANAIAFDVREKGRPVREGNSLTGKVVKDDQGHTVMQPGTLKATKAIGWYIDEYKIAQVSMNITDIDTTPLHVAFDEVCRCAQNRGVRVTGTEIVGLIPKRALVDAGRYFLEKQHRSTGIPEEDLVFIAIKSMGLDDLKPFNPREKVIEYMIEDEDKSPKLVDLTVKDFALETSRESPAPGGGSIAAYMGALGAALGAMVANLSSHKRGWDDRWKEFSDWADKGQAIAANLLHLVDEDTLSFNKLMDAFGLPKATEADKQARTQAIQAATLYAAQVPLHTMQEAMRVFEVCKAMVETGMQSSLSDAGVGALAARAAVIGAGLNVKINAASLNDRAVAQDLIAQAEALIAQANDAEQEILSLVNSKL from the coding sequence ATGAACAAGATGCAACAACTCGTGGAATGCGTGCCCAACTTCAGCGAGGGGCGTAACATGGACGTTATCAATCAAATCACTGGCGTCATCACCCAGGTCGAGGGCGTGAAACTGCTCGATGTAGACCCCGGTGAGGCTACCAACCGCACTGTGGTCACCTTTGTGGGCCCTCCGCAAGCCGTTGTCGAGGCAGCCTACCTGGCAGTGAAGAAGGCTGGCGAGCTGATTGACATGCGCCAGCATCACGGCGCCCACCCCCGTATGGGTGCTACCGACGTGTTGCCACTCATTCCCGTGGCTGGCATCACGCTCGACGAGTGTGCACAACTGGCCCGTGACCTGGCCAAGCGCATTGCCAGCGAGTTGCTCATACCGTGCTACTGCTACGAGGCTGCTGCCTTCACCCCCGAACGCCGCAACCTGGCCGTGTGCCGCAGGGGCGAGTATGAGGCTTTGCACGAGAAGCTCACCACCCCGGGCCGCCAGCCCGACTTTGGCACCCGAGCCGTCGATGAGCACATGGAACGCACGGGATGCACTGCGGTGGGTGCTCGCAATTTCTTGATTGCCACCAATTTCAACCTCAACACCACCTCTACCCGCAGGGCCAATGCCATTGCATTCGACGTGCGCGAGAAAGGTCGCCCCGTGCGCGAGGGCAACTCGCTCACAGGCAAGGTTGTGAAAGATGACCAGGGCCACACCGTCATGCAGCCTGGCACCTTGAAAGCCACCAAGGCTATAGGCTGGTACATCGATGAGTACAAGATAGCCCAGGTGTCGATGAACATCACCGACATCGACACAACTCCCTTGCATGTGGCCTTCGACGAGGTGTGCCGCTGTGCCCAGAACCGCGGCGTGCGTGTGACGGGTACCGAGATTGTGGGCCTCATTCCCAAGCGCGCGCTCGTAGATGCCGGGCGCTACTTCCTTGAGAAGCAGCACCGCTCCACCGGCATTCCCGAGGAAGACCTCGTGTTTATCGCCATCAAGTCGATGGGGCTCGACGACCTCAAGCCTTTCAACCCTCGTGAGAAAGTGATAGAGTACATGATTGAGGACGAGGACAAGAGCCCCAAGCTCGTCGACCTCACGGTCAAGGACTTTGCTCTCGAAACCTCGCGCGAGTCGCCAGCCCCGGGCGGCGGGTCGATAGCTGCCTACATGGGGGCCCTGGGTGCCGCCCTGGGTGCCATGGTGGCCAACCTGTCGAGCCACAAGCGCGGCTGGGACGACCGCTGGAAGGAGTTCAGCGACTGGGCCGACAAGGGACAGGCTATTGCCGCCAACCTGCTGCACCTGGTCGACGAGGATACGCTCTCGTTCAACAAGCTCATGGATGCCTTTGGCTTGCCCAAGGCCACCGAGGCCGACAAGCAGGCTCGCACGCAGGCCATACAGGCTGCCACGCTCTATGCCGCACAGGTGCCCCTGCACACCATGCAAGAGGCCATGCGCGTCTTCGAGGTGTGCAAGGCCATGGTCGAGACTGGCATGCAGAGCAGCTTGAGCGATGCCGGCGTGGGTGCCCTGGCTGCACGTGCGGCTGTGATAGGTGCCGGTCTCAACGTTAAAATCAACGCAGCCTCGCTCAACGACCGCGCAGTGGCCCAGGACCTCATCGCCCAGGCCGAAGCTCTTATCGCCCAGGCCAATGATGCCGAGCAAGAAATCTTGAGCCTTGTGAACAGCAAACTTTAA